A region from the Chanodichthys erythropterus isolate Z2021 chromosome 5, ASM2448905v1, whole genome shotgun sequence genome encodes:
- the LOC137020163 gene encoding tetratricopeptide repeat protein 9A: MSVEHGRFEGSIRKGNGTMSVMSGSANSTIMQPPGGRSRGDARYPQHAPHQSGSVVKPQNEPADLVKRALDFKTQGTQCYKDKKYREAIGKYHRALLEMKGLCRVLGDPDTSKSPSTVLTSISKSSLTDEQKGAVENAELECYNSLAACLLQMELVNYERVKEYCLKVLRKEGENFKALYRSGVAYYHLGDFNKALHYLKESHKQQPTDTNVIRYIQLTEMKIRRNAQREKSEVP; the protein is encoded by the exons ATGAGCGTGGAGCACGGCAGATTTGAGGGAAGTATACGCAAGGGAAACGGCACGATGAGCGTCATGAGCGGCAGCGCGAACTCCACCATCATGCAGCCTCCCGGTGGCCGGAGCCGCGGAGACGCGCGCTACCCGCAGCACGCGCCCCATCAGAGCGGTTCGGTGGTGAAACCCCAAAACGAGCCCGCGGACCTGGTGAAACGAGCCCTGGACTTCAAGACGCAGGGCACGCAGTGCTACAAGGATAAAAAATACCGCGAGGCCATCGGCAAATACCACCGCGCGCTGCTGGAAATGAAGGGTCTGTGTCGCGTGCTTGGGGACCCGGACACCAGCAAGTCCCCGTCGACCGTCTTGACCAGCATCAGCAAGTCCAGCCTGACAGACGAGCAGAAAGGCGCGGTGGAGAACGCGGAGTTGGAGTGCTACAACAGCCTGGCTG CTTGTCTGTTGCAGATGGAGCTTGTGAATTATGAACGAGTGAAAGAGTACTGTCTGAAGGTTTTGAGAAAGGAGGGCGAGAATTTTAAAGCCCTGTATCGCTCCGGCGTGGCGTATTATCATCTGGGAGATTTCAACAAAGCCCTGCACTACCTAAAGGAGTCCCACAAACAACAGCCCACAG ACACTAATGTCATCCGCTACATCCAGCTGACGGAAATGAAGATTCGTCGAAATGCCCAGAGAGAGAAATCAGAAGTTCCGTAA